From the genome of Actinacidiphila yeochonensis CN732, one region includes:
- a CDS encoding YbaB/EbfC family nucleoid-associated protein — MTSGYQEQVDQMMARVREQAERLTELQQSLARRTVTVRSKDRSVSVVVGAQAEVREITFHTDDYRAMAPAELGTSLVELIARARTQMQDQVREGFGPLMGAGDEIRESMMGGSDVGSLFGELRKLVPQGGFPGIPGLTGPAGTAGGPATPRHGDYDEDGENGG; from the coding sequence ATGACCTCGGGATACCAGGAGCAGGTGGACCAGATGATGGCCCGGGTGCGGGAGCAGGCCGAACGGCTGACCGAGCTCCAGCAGTCGCTCGCCAGGCGGACGGTCACGGTCAGGTCCAAGGACCGGTCGGTCTCCGTCGTGGTGGGAGCCCAGGCGGAGGTCCGGGAGATCACCTTCCACACCGACGACTACCGCGCCATGGCCCCGGCGGAGCTGGGCACGTCGCTGGTCGAACTCATCGCGCGGGCCCGCACCCAGATGCAGGACCAGGTCCGGGAGGGCTTCGGACCGCTGATGGGCGCCGGCGACGAGATCCGCGAGTCGATGATGGGCGGCTCCGACGTCGGCAGCCTCTTCGGCGAACTGCGCAAGCTGGTGCCGCAGGGCGGCTTCCCGGGTATTCCGGGGCTGACGGGCCCGGCCGGCACGGCGGGCGGGCCCGCGACGCCGCGGCACGGGGACTACGACGAGGACGGGGAGAACGGTGGCTGA